The Gossypium hirsutum isolate 1008001.06 chromosome A13, Gossypium_hirsutum_v2.1, whole genome shotgun sequence nucleotide sequence aaatcttcATCAATTTCCTTATTcatttttaaaggatttttaagATATTCaagcttttatttgtttttcttctccAAACAAAGTGAGATTATGTTTTTATGCATTTTGTGTTTTCAAATCaagatttaatcctttaaaacaAGATTTTTAAAGATCTAAAGAAATATgtcaaaattaaactttaaaatagaGAAATTCATATTTCCAAACTAAAATTCGGTTTCTAAATGATTTCCATCATATTTTGGTGAGATTAAAAGGTTCCTAATCTTGTTTTAATATATCATTACGAGATTTCAAGGATTTGATTATTTTTCTTGTTCATTCAAGGTGTTCTCAGGTGattttttcaaaacttaattatgagttcttaagtGTTCTAAGTAGTTTAGCTTCATCCTAAAATGATTAAGGAGATGATTAGAATCAATTTTAAGCAATGGAAACAAGATGTAGTTAAGAAATCAAAGattttaactaaactaattaaaattttggcTTATGAGAGGGTAGTGTGGATTTGTATTTTTGTTGAGATTCTAATGTGTTTATGCCTATTAATGATCATATTGAATTGTGTGTAATGTGTATGTGAAGTTTCGGATCCATCGTAGCCATCTATGAGTAAGGTGAGTGGCAAGGTGAAGCTCATTTAAGTTATTAGCGTGCAAGCGAAAGCTGATTCAGTGAGTGCTTTAGATTCACTGCTTGTACACACGATTTATTAAGTTAATCGGGAGCTTAGGTTAGCCTAAACACCTATCCTAAGTTTCGTGTGTAAGCTTTCTTACTCATTTTTGCCTCATTTTACAAACTAGTGCTTATGTGATGTAGTGTAATATGATGTGTTAATGCAGCAAGTAATATGTGATTGTGTTGGTATATGATATGGGAATTACTAGTTTTATGCACATATATGTGATTTAATATGGTTTGGCTTATTGAGTATTGTATTAACACTTGTAAGTGGATCAAATGTGAATATGACAAGCATGCTATGTGAAAATGATTGTTTGTGCTTATGATGAATATGAATAGAGAAAATGTGCGTAACACAATAACTAAACATGTGAAAAAGTGGATAAGTTGGCCttgtgatatttttgaaaccattggatatagtggcatgccataggatttgagtACTAGCACATGTCATTTGTATATAGGTGTTGAGGCTTGGGACATGTTAAACAAAAATGGAATGTttagctaagctccattcataTGGACAcggttggtgtgttggagagtgttagcttaacGCTTCATTTTTTTTTGGGACATGATAAACTCTTTGAGccattggtgtgttggagattcaTTCATCTAATGTAATGAAATGTGCTTATGTACATATGTTTCATAGTTGTAAGGAGCCAATATATcaaaattgaagtgtttgaattaTACCTCGAATGTCTTGTGTAAGAGCAAAATCATGATGTTTCTTCGGTGACTTATGTAAGTATAATGCAAAAATGTTTAACCTTCTTATGTAGGCAAAATGGATCATGGGAATGATGATTTTGACATGGTGAGAAAGTGTTTGTGAGTTTGCTTTTAGCATGCTTTTGCTTAACCTTTGATTTCGTGTTTGCATTGTAGTGCTTTTGAACATTCACTGAGTTTGGTTAAACTCACCCTTGTTTTTCATTTACCTTGCAGAAAAGTAGTGTTACGAGGAGGGTAAAGTGGGCAAGAGAGGTGATCCCTACAAGGCATAACATTTGAGTATGTTATAATGATTTTGAACTCTTTGAATAAATGCAATGTGGGTTGTCATGTGGGACTAGGCTTTGGATTGTTAATAAGGACTTTAAACATTGATTTGTGGTTTTCGAATGTTTGAGAATATTATTGATGATACATGTTATGTCTAATCAGAGTTCAAGTGTTAAAAAGGCATGGAATATGGTTAAAAAGtgctaaaaaaactaaaatagaattttggaaattttggcatgtcaaaaataaacaaatgacttaatttgaatatgtggAACCTTAGGAAATTATGGTATGTTGATATGTGtatgttgtgtgattgatttACTTAAGTTAAGAGTGTATATGGTAGCATAAACATCTACTTAAAGTGTCAAAATATGTTTTTGTGAGTTATGGTATGTTAGAGCATGttttaaatgtgagttttgggGAATATGACTtgatagaaatgtgaaataggtTTAAATGCAGGAAATGGTATGTTTGGGAGTGACCAAAGTTAGAAATTACAGGTTATTAGGCTGTTTCTACAGAAAGTGCAGGCAACGTCGTGATGACTTTCAGACGTCGTTGTGGTGGGGGATCGATGTCGGGATGCCCTTTTTCGCATCGTTGTGACAAGAGGCCTGTTCCAGATTACGTTGCGTTGTGGTGAATCGCATCGTTAGAGCGTGATACACTATCCGTTCATAAGTTGATTTTCTAACTTTGCAACTTAGTCCTAATGTTTAAGTAATGTAATTGGAGTCCAAAATGCTATAAAATGCTTTGAAAACATACATACTTGATATTTAGATGTATATTTTTGTAAATCCAAAGATAATTCTGTAATGTGGTTATTTTCGATATTTTGTACttttaatttagtctctaaaacccTTGTCTTCAAAATTAACTGAGAATGCTTAATCGAACTAAGCTGATTCTTTCAACAATGGTTCTAAAAGGAATTTGgaattaaaatgtatttttaaatcATTGTTATATGAGTGTGTTCATATATTGGAtgtgaaatgatgattttatcCCTGGCTACAATTTGAACAATTTGTGTTAGTTAAAGCATGTAACTAGGTTTGTTTGCTTATTCatgattatgtatgatttaaTTACATGTCAACGATTTTCTTTGTAGGTcagataaatagaaaaaaaaattatttgtgtgTGTAAATATTGCAATCTGGTTTGAGTCGCCTTGATGACTAATGTGATGTTCTGGATTCCAGTTAGACTATCTCGATCAGGTTTGGGGCGCCACACTATAACgttaacacacttatgacaaggtcattggacgagcattgatTGAGATGCTTTCGTAATAGTATgccattagggagagctcagttatgatactatagtggaatgagttaatgactaaatgaatttataattaattggcgaaaagttagaacttaataataaatcatttgagccctaatcgcATATTTTTAACCAATCCCTTCGTTAGCTcgttgaaataaaaaatgaattgcatgattcaatgaacagaaatggataaaaatagaaatgttagagaaatgaaaaacatttaaaaataaaaatgacctagaaataaatttataattttcgaattaaatgaagttcaaaaataaaaataaattatttgttcaTAGTAAATTCGTTAAATGTAAAAATCTTAAATGTGTGAAAAAAAATATCTACAATGAGACGCATTGTTATTCCCTCTCAATTGTGATACAGAATAATTGAGTCCACGTGAAATTCGATTACCTAAGGAATCGCATTAGCAAGAGATCACATGTTTAGGAAGAGCGAATGGCGGCATCTTCTGAAAAGCAAACGGCTAACTTCTTTGAACGGCTACATCTTATCTGATCAGATAGTCAAATTGGGAAAGAGTTTTTGATGAACACCTGATTTGTAGCGGATGGACGTCACTTTTCAAGTGGCCTACCACACTACCACATGTCCTAAGTTGGTggagatataataaaataaaataaaataataaaataaaagtattgatTGTGCATGCTTAACCGTTTATTACGTAGATAACTCCAGACGTTCATCAACTCTTAATTTTACTTCCCACCTTTTTTAACACGTCCATTCCCAGTTTCTTATTTTAACCATCAACTTCCTACCTAAAGTTTACAAATAGAAGTGAATAATGGCAATTACAAAGGAGTTTATTCGCATCATCTCTAGACCTTCTTCTCTGTTGCCTGACACATCTGTGCTATTCTCAGCTCTCAGATTTTAGTATTTTACATATTCTTTGCATAAATAGACGAACACTGCCACACAAACATAGAGATTAACTCCCATTTCCGAATTGCTTTTGTATGTCCTTAAATGATAGACAAATAAATGATTAGGTCAAAAACCATAACTTGGTGattatttaatcatttcattCCAAGGCTCAAGTCAGACCTTTGATTTGAAGAAACTTATGAAGTGGTGCGGAAAATGCCAGAAAAGTGCACAAAATCTCACCTTCCTTAAGTGTTGACTGCAAAGTGCAAGGTTGTGATCTTTCACTGAATGGGTCTCAACCATGTTTATATGTGCTGAGGTGATCAATTCATGCCCGTGCCATAGAGCAAAGAATGGGGTTAGTAGTTTTGCGATTAACCTAGACGAGGCTAAAGCAAAGGTTAAACATATAAGCTGCTCCAGCCCTACGAGAGGTGGTGGGCTGGAATAGAGACTTTCTCAACTTCAACTCCCGCATTTAGATGCTGATAAGTTAATCTAGTCATTAAAGCTTTCTTTATCAGACCATTTCACCTCCTACCCCCTCCAAGCCCCTGCAGGGGAGATTGGATTGGACTCGACTCGACTCAAGTTATTAAACTTTCGATTGCTTCCCACATAGCCCCCCAGGGGGGATAGGAATTATCCATCACTCTCTCGGTGGATTAAGGAAGAAACAGTTAAAGAGACAGGCTGaatagagaaaaaaaaggtaAACAAAATCTGTTGCCAACAACGATTACAAGCCATGTCAATGAAACAGAGAATTTCAAAACCAAGAGTAATAGTGAAGGAGAGAAAATAGATCATATTCTAAGAAGAAGAAAACCATAGCTGATTCATTTTCCAATAATAGCTTATTGCAACAAAATGGAGTCTGCATCCTGCATAATGCCCTGAAGTGTTACAAACTTGCAGTCCATATTAGTAGCTGATGTCGCAGGTGTTGGTCTCCTGGGTTAACATATTACTCTTAGGGCCCTCAGCTCTCATTTCTACCAAAAAGGGAGCGAGGCCTACTGGACTGGTTGTTTTTTTAGGTTCCTCATATGGTTAGATTGCTGAGTTAGCTCTTCCACTTTCAGTCAATTTACAAACAATAATGTAGAAGTACAAAATGGGGAATAATCAGAGCGAAGTTAGATCATAGATTCCAAATCGCTAAATTAGAGAACAAAAGATTGATGATATGCATATTCTCTTCTTCCAAATTACAGCTCTTGGAATGGATATTAATGCACTGACCTAGAAAGTTGCAGGGATGGTGCCATCTTCGGCTGCAAACATTGAATCATAGGCTGCGGTTGCTAGAGCTGTTTCCCTCTTCAGGATCTGGTTTCAAGATAGAGTAACAAAATATAGCAAGGGTTAAGGTTAGCTTAGCTGATTCCTTGTTTGAACATCATCTAGATTTCTTGATTTGAACATCATTGTCTAAAAGATGTCTTACATTGGTCCTCTGCAGAAGTGCATTAGTTTCACCCATTGCTCGCAGATGTTCAATTAGATCCAAGGCTGCATGAAAGAGAAACATTGTTTAATTCATATTGAAAAATAACGTTCACAAATTAACAATGTCAAGAATAGCAGGCCAATTAATCATCAAAGACAACCTATACAGGGTAAGGCACATCAGCGTCTACGAAATACTCCGCTGCATTAGAAATCATCTTGATACACATTTCCTTTGACTTTAGTCCTGATAATGGTGAATTATTACAGCTAGAAGCACTTTGGCTGCTAGAAATACAGCATATCGCTAATAGGAAACTAAGCATGTTGCCTGCAGCATCAAATctcatttgtttttgtttcttaatCTGTTATGTTACAATCCACAAATAAATGTGGAAGACTTTTCATAAGAACAACAATAAAAACTTAGCATTCCCTTTTACAAATAATTCAACAATTTGAGCTCTCTCTATTATACATCTATACCAGTTTAAAGCAATCCTGGAAATAAGTTGTACTTGAACATGAAATTTCACCCAGACATTTTGTAAGCCCATAGTTGgaaacattttaaatttgatatattCCACCAGATCAGACAGCTAGTACAACTGTACAGGTCCACATTCAAAACTGAAAAACTTTAAGAGGGAATCTTACCACTGTTGTATCTAACCACGTATTCATCAACATCAACACCAGGAAGTGCAAAACCAGCCCTGGTCAAAAGGTTGCCAGCATCCCTGACCTGAAGACAAAAGCTAAACTGTTATTTAACACCAAGGTAATAGacaatgttttttctttttatttaaaaaaaaaaaaagaaatgttaTGAGGGCTATATTTTTCATATTCGACAGGTGCATTAGGAAATCTTTATgcaattgaattatgattatttaaCTCAAAACAAGCTTAGTCAATTCTCTATCTGAATTTAGATCACAACGGAAAAGCCAAACTGAAATTTGCAGTAGGGAGCTAGGTTTCCCTCACATTTACTATACTATAAAGGATGCTGCAAGTGTTACTTTCGCACCATTATTACTGATACTTCTTTCACACCGACTTTTTCTTAACCACCCCAGCCCAAAAGCAAAATAACATTAATAgcttgtttttctttattttttctaagTTTGGAATATGAACATGACCATCAACTTTAGTTTTACAATATCGTGATCAACAACTCAAATAAGAGATTCAGCCTAGCTTTTTATACAGGCTAACAGTAAAACAGTTCTAATTGGAGATAGAAGATGATCCATTAACAGTAAAagtaaaaaagcaaaaaaaattaacctCATTTTTAATGCCTAGTCAGAGAGGTTCACACGGTTAAATTACATAGAATCTAATTAAATTGCAAGATGCAGAAAAATCGTCCTTGAGTGTCTCTCTCTGTGTAATATCTCCTCAGAAGTTTTAACACTTTTAAGCCATTTTATACATAGCATGTGTACAGATATATAGATATGCAAGTAGAAGCATGAACATCAGAAATCGATGGTTGAATTGCAATTGCTAAAGTGAACAATAACGAATGATAAAAAATACACATATCTATCCACAGAATCAGTTATAGTATAAAGATTGAGAAACACAAAAAACTATCACCATGTGAGCAACTGAAATGAGAGAAAACATGTAAATAGGTCACATGCCTGTGCCAGAGGTGATACCCGTGGACTAATGCCTCCTTCACGCTCCATTTGAGCCACGGTGCAAGCTATTCGCAGCTCCCTATTAAAAAATACAAGATACAAACATGAGCCAGAAAGGCAACATGCAACAATTTATAATCTAGGTTCTAATCAGCAAAGGAAAAACATAAAAGGGTATAGACAACTTTAAGGTTTCTCCTCCAAGAATAGCTGCTAAGAATAGGCCATCCGGCTTCAATGCCAGTTTACACTGTCAGAAATACAATTAATATCATTGTCATTCACATGGATATAGAAGCAACCTGAATATTTTGCATTTGATTGTATGGTTTATTTAGAAACTCAATAAAAGCAATATAACAAAGAGAGGCAGGGAAAGCAGGGAGCTGCTCTTCAGTGCCAGCAgaactaaaataaattataacaaGAGAAAGCTGGCTTATATAGCTGAGGCCTTTATGATGAATTATATAACTCCTCTCCTTGACTAAAATACATCTCTACCCATAGTAATGATTCTATACCTTTCAATAAACCATTGATGATCTTATTATACACTACTAGCTAGCAGCCAAGGTTTACCTCTAGTAACATTGCACAAAAGTATATACACTCCTGTTTAACACTGGATGCATATTTACTACTTGCAGCCATAAAAACATTAACAAGAATGATATTTTACTATTTTGTGATATATTTTAAGAGTATGGAAGTCAAAACTTGTCCAAAGGGAATATAAGAAAAAGATAGTATTTCCTAGAAGGATAGACTGcacatatatgcatgtgtatgtGAGTATTCCAAGTTTAAGCACAATAATCAAGCGTATTACTAATATCCCAAGCACCACACTACTCGCTTATAGTGTACCCATAAGTCATAACAAGCATCGCCTGCTCCAGCCAATGTTAATCCATATTGCaccaatatattttttgaaaatagaatagCACAAAGATTGACATGAATGCTTAATGCActgaataatataaaatacataccTGTATCATGGCCCCTGGAAGATCATTTGTCCAATGGAGCCCTAGGCAACTGATTACCAAATCTACTGAACTTTACATCAACAAATACAATCAGTtagaatttgaaagaaaatttcaACAATAACATATGAAGTCTCAATATTCTCATTGTCAGAATCCCGTTGAGAACTTTTGCACAGCTTTAACATATCATATGAGGTATCCATCACAATAAACTTTTGAATTGCACCTGCAGATTTCAGAATCATTATGATTTACGATGGTTACTAACTACAGAGGCAATCTTTGACTCAGTCATTCAAATAAATCAAACACCACTATATATTTACCAACATTAATAACATATCTCTGCAGAAGTTCAGAAATAAGGAAGATCATtcttaaaatgagttttaaataaatCACTGCAACTTGCAAGGATGAGGAGGAAGTTTGATCAACCACTGAATATTCAGTAAGGCTGTAAGGGAATACAAAAATGACATTCTAGAtatcaaataacacatataaaaGTGGTGTAAAATCAAAAACTCAGgatctaataaaagaaattgTCTTGATTAATTTGAACTTAGAGGGAGAAAATAAGGTAAAAGAAATGCAAAAGATACTAAACGAATGTGGTAGTAGGAAACAAATGCATATAAAGAAGTAACAGCAgcagtataagttaaatatgaagaaCAAATTGATCAATGTAAGAATGTgctaaaaacacaatttttataaGAGTAGGATGGCTTTTTGGTGTTTTGGCCTTCACTTAACAAGGCTCCCATTATTTGAGCCTTTGCTGCTAGCTTTGTACATCCTCACATTTTGCAAGAgagtaaaaattgaaaagcaAAAACTATATGTCATTAAAATCAAGCACATTTCCAAACAATAGCTCTGATTCAGGCACAATTATGTGATGCAATATAAATGAAGCTTCTATTACCTttaaaataaagcttttaatTTACACTCTTATAAAATGTTTCTTGTTTTTGTATCCAAAtccctttcttctttttatttattttttttctttttcacttgcaAAGTAGCAAAATCAACAATCAAAAGGGGCTTAAAAATAAACTCCAAGAAATAAACATGCACCTGTATAACCATAAGCACCCAAATAAACTAAAATTGAGCATATTATACGAATCATTCTTGGATGGAAATCTGCAGAAGTTCTATCCTTTGCCTTAACATAGCAACAACCATCTCATATAATAGAACCTAAATCAGTAAAACTGTGATTACAAACACATACAATTTTGTAGACTTTATAGCAAATTGGCTTTTGATCTGTTCAAAATCCTTGATATTTTCATTGATTTCAAATTGGTGTTGTAAAGCATTTATCTAATTGGTAAGGAAGCTTTTACCATAAAGAAACAGAAATAACAAGAATCAGAATTAGTTACATATCTCTAACAGGGAAAAAAATAACTACTAGAACAGGCGCAAAACCCATACAAGTTCATTTGAAAACAAAAGCGTCAATCACTTCATACACTAACTCTTAACAACTTTAACCACAAccatataaaaagaaaattttcactcACATTTATCTTCTACATTTCTATAATTGGAAAGGATCCCCTCATTTAAACTATTTTTCCTCTAAAATTTGAAAAGGCCACTGACTAGTTATAGTGTTAAACGACATAAATAGCAATATAAATGATAGGAGAGGAACCTGATAACTAACACTCACCACGTCCCCGCAGCATTTGCCTCACAGCTTGCAACGAGCCTCCCAAACATAATGCAGTAGGAAATGTTTTCTTGCAGtcctaaaaattgaaaatacatacataattaaTTTCTacaattactattattattcttcttagacttgatgcttttgctaCATGCTTCTTATTGTTTCTTTAGAAGTTGCTAAAAgaaaagggtacttaattaaaaGGAATAAAAGCATCCTCAATTctaatataatttttcaaaggaAAAGTAAATTATGcatttcttattcttttttctttataaaaaagacataattttcaaaataaagtacCCAAATTACGAAGGAAAACTTTCAGCCTTAAAAAAATGTTGTCCCTTCTAAAAGCTAAGATCATTCCAACTACCACTAGTCAGTACAAAATTTTGTGCCACTGAATACTTATTAGAAGCATGAGACATTTATGTCCTAGAGAACCGAAGACTGAAGCAAATGAGCATGAAGAATATGTACGGTAGAGCAAACCAGTTGACCGTCTTTTTCACAATTTCCTGAAGTAAAACTAGCATGGCCGATCAAGAATTGTGTcactaaaacaaaaataaacttctttgtgaaataaaatggaaagCAAAGCAAATCAGATAACAACCTCCAAGCGATCTACTAGATTCTCAGCTACAGCATGTACGAAGGAATCATTGGGACGCAGCAACCATGCAGCTCGATCACGCTGCCGCTCAAAAATCAATCATCACTTATTGATCAATCAACAATTAGTAGActcatataaatatgaaaataaaaatactataCTACCTACCTGAGTGCGTTTGAGGTGGCGGTCGAAGATCTTGACTTTAGAAGGACTGCTTTGAAAGGCGTCGCTGTCGTCATATTCCGCAGTAGAGAAGGAAGTGGATGATATGAACCATCGGTGGGGTATGTCTTTCGGTCTTCTTTGTCTTCTCAACAGGGAACAACTGGTCTGAGAGAAAAGGAATCTCCTCATTCTCTGCGACTACGAAAAGGAAGAAATCCAAAGATAAGTAATTTACATTATGTTTCCATCGGGGCAATCCTTAATTGGAATGAAGTTTTAATTAAGCATACTCCAAATAATCTGTTTAACAAGCATTTTGTCAAACAGTAAGTAtgcaatattaatttaattaaatattacaaGGAAATTTAAGAATCTTAGACTTGACGAGATACAAGCGCTTGGGGGCGGAGCGCTAAGCCTCGAAAAATCAGTCAATGGGTGGCAAATCACGACGGCGATCAAATTATAGAAATGAAAGTGAAAACTACCGGGAGTTCTAGAGTGACCTCAGCTACGCTCAGGTGAAACcggtttaaaatattttagagaaAAATTTTGGGtcattcaaaaaatatttataaaaataagataagtaTTTGACGCCAGTATcacatttatttaagtaatataGTGATTATTGGTGAAGTCAGTTAGAGATTTGTTGGTTTTATGCTCGatcctaaataatattttttaattattttatttaaaaattatataaaagtataaaaaaataaaaaaatttactcttaaaataatattaattattctttAAAATAAGAGTATTTTGGTAACATTCATATACTTAGTATAATGTCCTCATCTATTTTGTATGCAGTATTACGTGATCAGGTCGTACtacggaaagacaacttatatttgTAGAataacctaaacatgtcattagtttaataaaaaatgagcaaactaattgaaagactaatatgtgtCTGTAAAGTTTAATTAGGGAGATGCATTATCTTAAGTATCAGagcagatgactcctagaagataaagacatagaaaATACTAACTAGATTGATAATACATTGAACTAGAcctaagaagaatagatcttaaactgtttatgaatttattcacttatgacgttCAAAGTGTGGCATGcttaaatcttgagtggatgacagATTATGTATGCATAACCCgtatactttaatgtaagtaaagtctgagttcaaatagataagaagcCGAAAGTTCGTgtgttgggtatacaacttctacagtaggtagcgtcattcacaataatGGAAGTCATAACCCGAGATATGGGTAAATGGTATCCTCTCACTAGCATTACATGGTAGATGGAAAGTAAATGTGGTCACGAGtcattcatctttgtgatgaattacttgattactatttgatagtaattgactctttatgaaggaagatgtaatggttgtcataagataaaataggattatattgggagagaaaatttatcctaaagagattaaggatatcctatgagggtaacacacttatgataaagTTATTGGACGAACATTGATTGAGTTGTTTTCATAATGGTATGCcattagggagagcttagtcataatactatagtggaatggctTTGTGACGAAATGAGTTTATAAGtaataggcgaaaagctagaacttaatcaTAAATCATTTGAGCTTCAATCATATATGTCTAAtcagtccctccgctagctcattaaaaccagaaatgaattgcatgttgaatcaaatgaacaagaATGAGTAGAAATGATGAAAATGGATAAATgagaaatcatttggaaatgattattgTTCCTCCGATAAtgaatgaaaatggagaaatgaaatattttggaaatgaatgtggttttctccccaatgaaaatgaaaataacttgaagaataaatttatattttttgaattaaatgaagttcgaaaatggaaataaacCATTGAATACAGAAAAGTTAAATATGTTTTCTCATAGATTATCTTACAATAAAGTCATCTttattttaacggaattagaattgtatttagaatattatttaattggaaatatgTTAGGaagtttattttttgaaataaaagaaataaatatcagGTTGGATCGAATTATAATGTATTGAGTTAAAAGCCTGTGAAGTACTTTTAATTGGACTCGATATgggagaggcccaaaagcccctAATGTTAAAAGGTGATATGAGTAACTCAGTCCAATTCAAAGGCCATAATAGAGATAGACTTAGTTTCCATCAAGACCCAATCACAAGATCCAAATCCAAGTAGCTaaagtcaaaactcaacttattCGTTCAAGACTTCatcacaaaaaaacaaaaaaaaagataaaaagaggTGAAGCTTCAAGACGATGAATTTTGAAGTTCAATACGGAGCAAGGATGAATTAGAAGGGACTAATTTTGTTCGTGGGCCTAAACTCTCAATCCATGATGACAAGCTCGTGTGGAGGATGTTAACAAGCTTAAGCGTTTCACTTCAAGGGCCCTAATCAATCCTACAAGCTTAGGCATTTCATATTGGGTTCGTGttttagacttaatttttattatatattaacccaatattgtatttaccagctcttatttttttattattctaatttttttgtaattattaagtattttaagttatttaggagttttatgtcaacaagaaaatttagtttaaaactacttgtttaggttaattagagttctagtatacttaagagttttatttagatttatttagttattttatataaaagcatttgcattgtacacaagGGAGGAATTCATTCATTATTCACTTTGTGATtataaaattctctttgagttttctatTTAAGAATTTCTcgagttttcttttaaaagagttttagCAATCTTTTCAGGTTATAGggatcatcttcaagcttttttTACTAAGTTTTCTTTCATGGAGCAAAAATTAAAGTCGATTGAACGGGGTTGTCGATTCATTGGGTTCTCAAGGctccttaggacttctacacATCATCTTCATCTTTTCTATGTAACACCTTGATTtcggggttagaagttttgagtttGTAGGTAGGGTTAGTGGCTAGGTCGAACAATTGTGTTTGTTTTCGTGTTTTAGTgtcagaatgagcctactggttcagTGGTTATGAGTATGGTAGGTTGCCTTTAGGTC carries:
- the LOC107895094 gene encoding putative methyltransferase At1g22800, mitochondrial isoform X2, yielding MRRFLFSQTSCSLLRRQRRPKDIPHRWFISSTSFSTAEYDDSDAFQSSPSKVKIFDRHLKRTQRDRAAWLLRPNDSFVHAVAENLVDRLEDCKKTFPTALCLGGSLQAVRQMLRGRVDLVISCLGLHWTNDLPGAMIQCKLALKPDGLFLAAILGGETLKELRIACTVAQMEREGGISPRVSPLAQVRDAGNLLTRAGFALPGVDVDEYVVRYNSGLKSKEMCIKMISNAAEYFVDADVPYPV
- the LOC107895094 gene encoding putative methyltransferase At1g22800, mitochondrial isoform X1 — encoded protein: MRRFLFSQTSCSLLRRQRRPKDIPHRWFISSTSFSTAEYDDSDAFQSSPSKVKIFDRHLKRTQRDRAAWLLRPNDSFVHAVAENLVDRLEDCKKTFPTALCLGGSLQAVRQMLRGRVDLVISCLGLHWTNDLPGAMIQCKLALKPDGLFLAAILGGETLKELRIACTVAQMEREGGISPRVSPLAQVRDAGNLLTRAGFALPGVDVDEYVVRYNSALDLIEHLRAMGETNALLQRTNILKRETALATAAYDSMFAAEDGTIPATF